The Buttiauxella selenatireducens genome has a window encoding:
- the tkt gene encoding transketolase, which yields MSSRKELANAIRALSMDAVQKAKSGHPGAPMGMADIAEVLWRDFLNHNPQNPAWADRDRFVLSNGHGSMLIYSLLHLTGYDLPIEELKNFRQLHSKTPGHPEVGYTAGVETTTGPLGQGVANAVGMAIAERTMAAQFNRPGHDIVDHFTYTFLGDGCMMEGISHEVCSLAGTLGLGKLVAFYDDNGISIDGHVEGWFTDDTAKRFEAYGWHVVRGVDGHDADAIKRAVEEAKAVTDKPSLLMCKTIIGFGSPNKAGTHDSHGAPLGDAEIALTREALGWKHAPFEIPQDIYAQWDAREAGQAKEAAWNEKFAAYAKAFPQEAAEFTRRMKGDMPADFAAKAQEFIKNLQANPAKIASRKASQNTIEAFGHLLPEFLGGSADLAPSNLTIWSGSKAINEDLAGNYIHYGVREFGMTAIANGIALHGGFLPYTSTFLMFVEYARNAVRMAALMKQRQVMVYTHDSIGLGEDGPTHQPVEQLAALRVTPNMSTWRPCDQVESAVAWKYAVERHDGPTALIFSRQNLAQQDRTEQQLADIARGAYILKDCAGTPELLLIATGSEVELAVAAWDQLTAEGIKARVVSMPSTDAFDKQDAAYREAVLPKAVAARVAIEASIADYWYKYVGLNGAVVGMTTFGESAPAEQLFEEFGFTVENVVKQAKAVL from the coding sequence ATGTCCTCTCGTAAAGAGCTTGCCAATGCTATTCGTGCACTCAGCATGGACGCAGTACAAAAAGCCAAATCCGGTCACCCGGGTGCCCCTATGGGTATGGCCGACATTGCCGAAGTCCTGTGGCGCGATTTCCTGAACCATAATCCGCAGAACCCTGCATGGGCTGACCGCGACCGTTTCGTTCTTTCTAACGGCCATGGTTCAATGCTGATTTACAGCCTGTTGCACCTCACAGGTTATGACCTGCCGATTGAAGAACTGAAAAACTTCCGTCAGCTGCATTCCAAAACTCCGGGTCACCCGGAAGTGGGCTACACCGCAGGTGTAGAAACCACCACTGGCCCACTGGGTCAGGGTGTTGCGAACGCAGTCGGTATGGCAATTGCAGAACGCACCATGGCGGCACAATTCAACCGTCCTGGCCACGATATCGTTGACCACTTCACCTACACATTCCTGGGTGATGGCTGCATGATGGAAGGCATTTCCCATGAAGTTTGCTCTCTGGCGGGTACGCTGGGTCTGGGTAAACTGGTTGCTTTCTATGATGACAACGGTATCTCTATCGACGGCCACGTTGAAGGCTGGTTCACAGACGATACGGCTAAACGTTTCGAAGCTTACGGCTGGCATGTCGTACGCGGCGTTGACGGCCACGATGCTGACGCAATCAAACGCGCAGTTGAAGAAGCCAAAGCGGTTACCGACAAACCTTCACTGCTGATGTGCAAAACCATCATCGGTTTCGGTTCTCCAAACAAAGCCGGTACACACGATTCCCACGGCGCACCGCTGGGTGATGCAGAGATTGCTCTGACTCGTGAAGCGCTGGGCTGGAAACACGCTCCATTCGAAATCCCGCAGGACATTTATGCTCAGTGGGATGCGCGTGAAGCAGGCCAGGCTAAAGAAGCGGCATGGAACGAGAAGTTCGCCGCTTACGCAAAAGCCTTCCCACAGGAAGCGGCAGAATTTACCCGTCGTATGAAAGGCGATATGCCTGCTGACTTCGCTGCGAAAGCGCAAGAGTTCATCAAGAACCTGCAAGCTAACCCGGCAAAAATCGCCAGCCGTAAAGCGTCCCAGAACACCATCGAAGCATTCGGTCACCTGCTGCCAGAATTCCTCGGCGGCTCCGCTGACCTGGCACCTTCTAACCTGACTATCTGGTCTGGTTCTAAAGCCATCAACGAAGACCTGGCCGGTAACTACATCCATTACGGTGTACGTGAATTCGGTATGACGGCGATTGCTAACGGTATCGCGCTGCACGGTGGTTTCCTGCCGTACACCTCTACCTTCCTGATGTTTGTTGAATATGCCCGTAACGCGGTGCGTATGGCAGCATTGATGAAGCAACGCCAGGTGATGGTTTACACCCACGACTCTATCGGTCTGGGCGAAGATGGCCCAACTCACCAGCCTGTAGAGCAGCTTGCTGCCCTGCGCGTTACACCAAACATGAGCACATGGCGCCCATGTGACCAGGTTGAATCTGCGGTTGCGTGGAAATACGCAGTAGAACGTCATGACGGCCCAACCGCTCTGATCTTCTCCCGTCAGAACCTGGCACAGCAGGATCGTACTGAGCAGCAACTGGCGGATATCGCTCGTGGCGCATACATCCTGAAAGATTGTGCAGGCACGCCTGAGCTTCTCCTGATTGCGACCGGTTCTGAAGTTGAACTGGCTGTTGCCGCGTGGGATCAACTGACTGCTGAAGGCATCAAAGCGCGTGTGGTTTCCATGCCGTCTACTGATGCATTCGACAAGCAAGATGCGGCTTACCGTGAAGCGGTTCTGCCGAAAGCGGTTGCTGCCCGTGTTGCTATCGAAGCCAGCATCGCTGACTACTGGTACAAATACGTTGGCCTGAACGGCGCTGTTGTAGGCATGACCACCTTCGGTGAGTCAGCACCTGCAGAGCAACTGTTCGAAGAGTTTGGCTTCACCGTTGAAAACGTGGTGAAACAGGCTAAAGCCGTTCTGTAA
- the yncE gene encoding 7-bladed beta-propeller protein YncE has translation MNRHTFYGYKKSGFIAFAAALLINSLSANAAPLPEKDFLAAPVGHGVYELAYDASQNVLFAASAPSFDKDKTDGLVYKLNPETLKTTGNINTHRRAFATVLDEDNPILYIGNTLEGSVTLIDTRSGKEIKTVQLSDTRNPKEIVHTREMVLDKKRQRLYVSGVTQKGIIWVIDTQKQQHIGTIENVGEYPTGLAVDEEKGRLYSVNGNGELIVLDANTNKIVSRIKVEPQKKHFFLNIALDSKHDRAFITDPDLPSVLVVSLKDGSIIHHIDVINSLAVMYNDARNEIYITHRNAQLITIVDSETYKVKASIATAALPNSLALSPDGHILYASVKQGEKEIGKKPDYIIKVELDKI, from the coding sequence ATGAATCGACATACTTTCTATGGTTATAAGAAATCGGGCTTCATTGCTTTCGCCGCTGCACTATTAATTAATTCTCTGAGCGCCAACGCAGCACCGCTTCCTGAAAAAGATTTCCTCGCTGCACCTGTTGGCCACGGGGTTTACGAACTGGCCTATGATGCTTCACAGAACGTTCTATTCGCAGCGTCTGCCCCTTCTTTCGATAAAGATAAAACCGATGGCCTGGTCTACAAATTAAATCCTGAAACACTTAAAACGACGGGAAATATCAACACCCATCGACGGGCATTTGCCACTGTGTTGGATGAAGACAACCCTATCCTTTATATCGGTAATACTCTTGAAGGATCAGTAACGCTAATTGATACGCGCAGCGGTAAAGAGATCAAGACTGTACAACTGAGTGACACCCGTAATCCCAAAGAAATTGTTCACACCCGTGAAATGGTGCTCGATAAAAAACGCCAGAGATTGTATGTATCGGGTGTGACGCAGAAAGGGATTATTTGGGTTATCGATACGCAAAAGCAACAGCATATTGGCACCATTGAAAATGTGGGTGAATATCCAACGGGGTTAGCGGTTGATGAAGAAAAAGGACGACTTTATAGCGTAAATGGTAATGGGGAGTTAATCGTTCTTGATGCCAACACTAATAAAATTGTTTCACGCATAAAAGTAGAACCACAGAAAAAACACTTCTTCTTAAATATCGCGCTGGATAGCAAACACGATCGCGCATTTATTACCGACCCGGATTTACCGAGTGTGTTGGTCGTTTCGCTTAAAGACGGGAGTATCATTCACCACATCGACGTCATAAATTCCCTGGCAGTGATGTATAACGATGCGCGTAATGAAATATATATTACACATCGAAATGCCCAATTGATCACTATTGTCGACAGTGAAACCTACAAAGTGAAAGCCAGTATCGCGACAGCAGCATTGCCGAATAGTCTGGCTCTTTCACCAGATGGCCACATTCTCTATGCCAGCGTGAAGCAGGGCGAGAAAGAAATTGGCAAAAAGCCGGATTACATTATTAAAGTAGAACTCGACAAAATCTAA
- a CDS encoding TonB-dependent receptor domain-containing protein, protein MRSNKRLALAGIVALAGGTMLPVLAEENTAPLSESEDQMVVTASGFSQQKKDAPATISVVDRKQLDEKPNRNVAEAIQDLPGVNVGTGSSDMSSGDIMMRGMDSSYTAYMVNSVKQNTGESRPYGQDIGAEVNFLPPMEAIERIEVIRGPMSSLYGSDAIGGVVNVITKKPYGVNDWTGALAANTFIQEDSSFGNTNQMNLFAMGPIVPNVLGVSVAADWLNRRDDERDNYFSKNDRKSIDMTVGLAANETNVFDLNVVTGKQKKNRDEAPWMWTFDRDAVTLSHSGWYAEDTITTNNYINYEKGRSKYELEGNSPQYIETENYVANSQTTFTLDTHKLTVGANFTREELNDQFAVSSKEAPGVTPVTKISRDGWALFAEDGWQMGDFTLTTSARLDRDNYFGTHITPKLYGNWTITDAWALKGGVSAGYKKPELRETSADFVTPRGSLPPYPYLTVGNDDLKPEKSVNSELGLYWVGEKLALDGTVFYTQFKDKISEETICETTESHQCQMNGYKADSISQYFNVGKADVYGVELNADWQVTETVRANANYTYNHSEQKTGVNKGYALNDFPRHMANLSLTWSATEALDLWSKANYRGSNRDNGDHIDYDTWTMIDLGARYRLNKNTQLLAGIYNLFDADPQRISPWGEYGLVEGRRYNLGARIEF, encoded by the coding sequence ATGAGAAGTAATAAGCGTTTGGCATTGGCAGGGATAGTTGCGCTAGCTGGAGGCACGATGCTTCCTGTGCTGGCCGAAGAAAATACAGCACCTCTTAGTGAATCTGAAGATCAAATGGTGGTTACGGCATCGGGTTTTTCTCAGCAAAAGAAAGATGCTCCAGCCACTATTTCCGTAGTTGATCGTAAACAGCTTGATGAGAAGCCAAATCGTAATGTCGCCGAGGCTATTCAGGATTTACCTGGCGTCAATGTCGGCACGGGTTCAAGTGATATGTCATCTGGCGATATAATGATGCGCGGCATGGACTCCAGCTATACCGCATATATGGTCAACAGCGTTAAACAGAATACCGGAGAGTCGCGCCCGTACGGCCAGGATATTGGTGCAGAAGTTAACTTCTTACCGCCGATGGAAGCCATTGAGCGTATTGAAGTTATCCGTGGGCCCATGTCTTCGCTCTATGGCTCTGACGCAATTGGCGGTGTGGTTAACGTTATTACCAAAAAGCCCTACGGCGTAAACGACTGGACCGGAGCACTGGCGGCAAATACCTTCATTCAGGAAGACAGTTCATTTGGAAATACCAACCAGATGAATTTGTTTGCCATGGGGCCAATTGTGCCAAATGTGTTGGGTGTAAGCGTCGCGGCTGACTGGCTAAATCGTCGCGATGACGAACGGGATAACTACTTCAGTAAAAACGACCGTAAATCGATAGATATGACCGTGGGTCTGGCGGCAAATGAAACTAACGTATTTGACCTGAATGTTGTCACGGGAAAGCAAAAGAAGAATCGTGATGAAGCACCGTGGATGTGGACGTTTGATCGGGATGCCGTGACGCTCAGTCACAGCGGCTGGTACGCTGAAGACACCATCACCACTAACAACTACATCAATTACGAAAAAGGGCGTTCAAAATACGAGCTGGAGGGGAATTCCCCCCAATATATCGAAACCGAAAACTATGTCGCTAATAGCCAGACGACCTTCACGCTCGACACCCACAAATTAACCGTTGGCGCGAACTTTACGCGTGAAGAGCTCAACGATCAGTTTGCTGTATCAAGCAAAGAAGCGCCAGGTGTAACGCCCGTGACCAAAATCAGCCGCGATGGTTGGGCGCTGTTTGCTGAAGACGGTTGGCAAATGGGGGACTTTACACTCACGACTTCCGCTCGTTTAGATCGCGATAACTACTTTGGTACGCATATTACGCCAAAACTTTACGGCAACTGGACGATCACGGATGCCTGGGCGCTGAAAGGGGGCGTGTCTGCGGGTTATAAAAAACCAGAGTTGCGTGAGACATCTGCCGACTTTGTGACACCGCGCGGTTCGTTACCGCCGTACCCCTATTTGACAGTGGGTAACGACGATCTCAAACCTGAGAAAAGTGTTAACTCCGAACTGGGCCTGTATTGGGTTGGAGAGAAACTGGCTTTAGACGGCACGGTCTTCTACACCCAATTCAAAGATAAAATTTCCGAAGAAACTATCTGTGAAACTACGGAGAGTCATCAGTGCCAGATGAACGGTTATAAAGCCGACTCCATCAGCCAATACTTCAACGTCGGTAAAGCCGATGTGTACGGTGTGGAACTGAATGCTGACTGGCAGGTAACCGAAACGGTGAGAGCCAACGCAAACTATACCTACAACCACAGCGAGCAGAAAACTGGTGTTAACAAAGGCTATGCACTCAATGACTTCCCGCGCCATATGGCTAATCTTTCGCTAACCTGGTCTGCAACCGAAGCGCTGGATCTGTGGAGTAAAGCGAATTACCGTGGCAGCAACCGCGATAATGGCGATCATATTGATTACGATACCTGGACGATGATCGATCTTGGCGCGCGTTATCGCCTGAACAAAAACACGCAGCTTCTGGCAGGGATCTACAACCTGTTCGATGCCGATCCGCAACGTATCAGCCCATGGGGTGAGTATGGTCTGGTAGAAGGGCGTCGTTACAATCTTGGGGCGCGTATCGAGTTTTGA
- the cmtB gene encoding PTS mannitol transporter subunit IIA encodes MRLIDYFPDAAISIKNSANDWRQAIDYSMEVLLQKGYVTSSYIGAIKSTTQENGPYYILAPFVAMPHARPECGAMKTGLSLTLLKNAVTFGEDKEPIKLLIGLSAADSDEHIGAIQALSEMFCEESQIEALLNANTDQQLMDIISQG; translated from the coding sequence ATGCGATTAATAGATTATTTCCCTGATGCTGCCATATCCATAAAAAACTCTGCCAATGACTGGAGGCAGGCAATAGATTATTCAATGGAAGTTCTATTGCAAAAAGGATATGTGACCTCTTCTTACATAGGTGCAATAAAATCCACCACACAAGAAAATGGCCCATATTATATTCTGGCGCCGTTTGTTGCTATGCCTCATGCCAGGCCGGAATGCGGTGCAATGAAAACGGGTTTATCCCTTACGTTATTAAAAAATGCCGTGACCTTTGGTGAGGATAAAGAACCGATAAAACTTCTAATAGGTTTATCTGCCGCTGATTCTGATGAGCATATTGGTGCTATTCAGGCATTAAGCGAAATGTTTTGCGAAGAATCTCAGATTGAAGCGTTGTTGAACGCAAATACCGATCAGCAATTAATGGATATAATCTCTCAGGGATAA
- a CDS encoding PTS mannitol transporter subunit IICB, whose protein sequence is MKNKSARAKVQAFGGFLTAMVIPNIGAFIAWGFITALFIPTGWMPNEHFAKIVGPMITYLLPVMIGSTGGHLVGGKRGAVMGGIGTIGVIVGADIPMFIGAMIMGPLGGWVIKVIDRTLEKRIPPGFEMVINNFSLGIAGMLLCLLAFEVIGPAVLVANNFVKECIEALVSTGYLPLLSLINEPAKILFLNNAIDQGVYYPLGMQQASDTGKSIFFMVASNPGPGLGLLLGFAVFGKGMAKKSAPGAMIIHFLGGIHELYFPYVLMKPLTLIAMIAGGMSGIYTFNLLGGGLVAGPSPGSIFAYLALTPRGAFFATIAGVTVATVVSFVITSLILKMDRSKEAEKDDSFDETANAMKTMKQEGAWSAAPVKLIAFVCDAGMGSSAMGATTFRKRLQKQGMEMDVKHYAIENVPEHAEIIVTHASLEGRVKRVSDKPLILINNYIGDPKLDVLFNELTSQAK, encoded by the coding sequence ATGAAAAACAAATCAGCTCGTGCCAAAGTCCAGGCATTCGGGGGATTTCTTACCGCCATGGTTATCCCCAATATTGGCGCTTTTATTGCGTGGGGTTTTATTACCGCATTATTTATTCCAACCGGTTGGATGCCCAACGAACATTTCGCCAAAATAGTTGGCCCGATGATCACCTATTTGCTACCCGTTATGATTGGCTCGACCGGCGGGCATTTAGTGGGGGGTAAGCGTGGCGCTGTAATGGGCGGGATCGGCACCATCGGCGTGATTGTGGGTGCAGACATCCCCATGTTTATTGGCGCGATGATCATGGGGCCGCTCGGCGGTTGGGTCATTAAAGTTATCGACAGAACCCTGGAAAAACGTATTCCACCGGGCTTTGAGATGGTTATCAATAACTTCTCTCTGGGTATTGCGGGGATGCTTTTATGCCTCTTGGCCTTTGAGGTCATCGGTCCAGCGGTCCTGGTGGCGAACAACTTCGTAAAAGAGTGCATCGAAGCGTTGGTTAGCACTGGCTATTTGCCGCTGCTGTCATTGATTAACGAACCGGCAAAAATTCTGTTCCTGAACAACGCTATCGATCAGGGGGTTTACTACCCACTTGGAATGCAGCAAGCCTCTGACACCGGTAAATCCATCTTCTTTATGGTGGCGTCGAATCCAGGTCCCGGACTTGGTCTGTTACTTGGGTTCGCTGTATTTGGCAAAGGGATGGCAAAGAAATCGGCTCCTGGGGCGATGATTATTCACTTCCTCGGTGGCATTCATGAACTCTATTTCCCTTATGTATTGATGAAGCCGCTGACGCTGATTGCCATGATCGCAGGTGGCATGTCCGGGATTTACACCTTTAACCTTTTGGGCGGTGGACTTGTCGCGGGGCCAAGCCCTGGCTCAATCTTTGCCTATCTTGCACTGACACCGCGGGGTGCCTTCTTTGCCACCATCGCTGGGGTCACTGTCGCAACAGTCGTGTCGTTTGTCATCACCTCGTTGATCCTTAAGATGGATCGCAGCAAAGAAGCCGAGAAAGATGACAGCTTTGATGAAACGGCAAACGCCATGAAGACGATGAAGCAAGAAGGGGCGTGGAGCGCAGCACCAGTGAAACTGATTGCTTTCGTTTGTGATGCGGGAATGGGCTCAAGCGCAATGGGAGCGACAACATTCCGTAAACGCCTGCAAAAACAGGGAATGGAAATGGACGTTAAACACTATGCGATTGAAAACGTCCCGGAACATGCAGAAATCATTGTCACTCATGCAAGCCTTGAAGGCCGTGTAAAACGGGTGTCTGACAAACCGCTAATACTCATTAATAACTATATTGGCGACCCTAAGCTTGATGTTTTATTTAATGAACTCACCTCTCAGGCAAAATAA
- a CDS encoding zinc-binding dehydrogenase → MKTKVAAIYGKRDVRIREFELPEITEDELLVSVISDSVCLSTWKAALLASDHKRVPDDLSNHPVITGHECAGVIVEVGHNLRDKYKKGQRYVLQPAMGLPSGYSAGYSYEYFGGNATYMIIPKLAIDMGCVLPYRGSYFAAASLAEPMCCIIGAYKANYHTTQYVYEHRMGIKPGGNLALLACAGPMGIGAIDYAINGNIKPGKVVVVDIDEARLAQAQKLLPVALAAKNGIELVYVNSTQLDNPAAALRDLTGGAGFDDVFVYAAVPAVIELGDDLLADDGCLNFFAGPTDKNFKVPFNFYNVHYGSTHIVGTSGGSTDDMLEAIELAASGRLQPSFMVTHVGGLDAVPETVINLPDIPGGKKLIYNGVTMPLTAITDFARLGESDPLYRRLAELVAETHGVWNEAAEKHLLAHFGVDIGVEA, encoded by the coding sequence ATGAAAACGAAAGTTGCAGCCATCTATGGTAAGCGGGATGTCCGTATTCGCGAGTTTGAATTACCCGAGATTACCGAAGACGAGTTATTAGTGAGTGTTATTTCTGATAGCGTTTGTTTATCAACATGGAAAGCGGCATTACTGGCAAGCGATCATAAACGCGTACCTGACGATCTGAGTAACCATCCGGTTATTACTGGGCATGAATGTGCGGGTGTCATTGTTGAAGTCGGTCATAATCTACGAGATAAATATAAGAAAGGTCAGCGTTACGTTTTACAACCAGCAATGGGTTTACCAAGTGGGTATTCCGCTGGATACAGTTACGAATATTTCGGTGGTAACGCGACATATATGATTATCCCGAAACTGGCGATTGATATGGGGTGTGTATTACCTTATCGCGGATCATATTTTGCAGCAGCCTCTTTAGCAGAACCGATGTGCTGCATTATTGGCGCATATAAAGCCAACTATCACACCACACAATATGTGTATGAACATCGTATGGGAATAAAGCCCGGCGGCAACCTGGCATTATTAGCTTGTGCCGGGCCGATGGGTATCGGCGCGATTGATTATGCTATCAATGGCAATATTAAACCGGGCAAAGTGGTAGTGGTGGATATTGATGAAGCCCGACTGGCGCAAGCACAAAAACTCCTGCCAGTGGCGTTGGCAGCCAAAAATGGTATTGAGCTGGTTTATGTGAACAGCACGCAACTGGATAACCCTGCGGCTGCGTTGCGAGATCTCACTGGCGGTGCCGGTTTCGATGATGTTTTCGTTTATGCTGCGGTGCCTGCGGTGATTGAGCTTGGCGACGATCTGCTTGCCGATGACGGTTGCCTGAATTTCTTTGCCGGACCCACCGACAAAAACTTTAAAGTACCGTTTAACTTCTACAACGTACATTACGGTAGCACGCACATCGTCGGGACTTCCGGAGGCTCAACGGACGATATGCTGGAAGCTATCGAACTGGCCGCCAGCGGAAGATTGCAGCCTTCGTTTATGGTTACGCATGTCGGTGGTCTGGATGCCGTTCCAGAAACGGTGATTAACCTGCCGGATATCCCTGGTGGCAAAAAACTCATCTATAACGGCGTCACGATGCCGCTTACCGCGATTACCGATTTTGCCCGCTTAGGAGAAAGCGATCCGTTATATCGCCGCCTTGCGGAGCTGGTTGCAGAAACACACGGTGTCTGGAACGAAGCCGCAGAAAAACACCTGTTAGCGCATTTTGGCGTTGATATTGGTGTGGAGGCTTAA
- the glpX gene encoding class II fructose-bisphosphatase: MKTLAYPFFRTTEQAALAAWPLIGCGDKNRIDGVAVQAMRDALNQIDMQGKIVIGEGEIDHAPMLYIGEMLGNAQSPKIDIAVDPIEGTRMVAMGQNNALAVMACAPEGSLLHAPDMYMKKLVVGKKAKGVINLAATLEDNLCNIAKALGKPLERLRMVTLDKPRHQEAIAVATRLGVKVIALPDGDVAASVMTCLLENQYDVMYSIGGAPEGVISACAVKALGGEMQIELLDFCQAKGESPEHRQIADSEHRRCAEMGVEVNRIYSLNEIVKSENVLFSATGVTGGDILQGVREEGDVVRTQTLLINGIERTCNIIDSLHHL, encoded by the coding sequence ATGAAAACGCTGGCTTACCCTTTTTTCCGCACCACGGAGCAGGCAGCTTTGGCTGCCTGGCCGCTCATCGGTTGCGGTGACAAGAATCGTATCGACGGAGTCGCGGTGCAGGCAATGCGCGATGCGCTTAATCAAATCGATATGCAGGGGAAGATTGTCATTGGCGAAGGGGAAATAGACCATGCGCCGATGTTGTATATCGGCGAGATGCTAGGCAATGCGCAATCCCCGAAAATTGATATCGCCGTCGACCCGATTGAAGGCACGCGCATGGTCGCGATGGGGCAAAACAATGCTCTTGCGGTAATGGCCTGTGCGCCAGAAGGTTCGCTGCTTCATGCGCCCGACATGTATATGAAAAAGCTGGTGGTCGGCAAGAAGGCAAAAGGGGTGATTAATCTGGCGGCAACGCTTGAAGACAATCTGTGCAATATTGCCAAAGCATTGGGCAAACCGCTTGAACGGTTACGAATGGTCACGCTCGACAAACCACGGCATCAGGAGGCTATAGCGGTCGCCACAAGACTGGGTGTGAAAGTGATTGCCTTGCCAGATGGTGATGTTGCCGCCAGCGTGATGACGTGCTTGCTGGAAAACCAATACGATGTGATGTACAGCATCGGTGGTGCGCCAGAAGGGGTGATTTCAGCCTGTGCAGTGAAAGCGCTGGGAGGGGAAATGCAGATAGAGCTATTAGATTTTTGCCAGGCAAAAGGGGAGTCTCCTGAGCATCGCCAGATTGCGGATTCAGAACATCGCCGCTGTGCTGAGATGGGCGTCGAAGTTAACCGCATTTATAGCCTGAATGAGATTGTCAAAAGCGAGAACGTATTATTCTCCGCAACCGGTGTTACGGGAGGCGATATTCTGCAGGGCGTACGTGAAGAAGGTGATGTTGTGCGCACACAAACGCTCTTGATTAATGGTATAGAGCGCACCTGTAATATTATAGACTCCCTACATCACCTTTAA
- a CDS encoding MltR family transcriptional regulator has product MTTLNEDDVLERLEAQSDLASFMSAAHDILLSGIRQFLPSLFVDNDEEIVEYAVKPLLARSGPLDDIDVALRLIYALGKMDKWVYADITCIAQFCDFVHHSKEAIQFHDDVTYDFVANLNSITQNATLFNAIKSMKYSDFSIYSEVRYGNLVKTALSLAVTSLLKELVW; this is encoded by the coding sequence ATGACCACGTTGAACGAAGATGATGTGCTTGAACGGCTGGAAGCGCAAAGTGATCTGGCCTCGTTTATGAGCGCCGCTCACGATATTTTGCTATCCGGGATCAGGCAATTTCTCCCTTCGTTATTTGTTGATAATGATGAAGAGATAGTCGAGTACGCCGTTAAACCATTGCTTGCCAGAAGCGGGCCGCTGGATGATATCGACGTTGCGCTACGCCTGATCTACGCACTCGGGAAAATGGATAAATGGGTTTATGCCGACATTACCTGTATTGCTCAGTTCTGCGATTTTGTGCACCACAGTAAAGAGGCCATTCAGTTTCATGATGATGTCACTTACGATTTCGTCGCGAACCTTAATTCCATTACCCAAAACGCAACGCTGTTTAATGCAATTAAAAGCATGAAGTATTCGGACTTCTCTATTTATTCCGAAGTGCGTTACGGCAATCTGGTGAAAACGGCGTTATCTCTGGCGGTGACTTCATTATTGAAGGAGCTAGTCTGGTGA
- a CDS encoding nucleoside/nucleotide kinase family protein, which yields MNVTLMINGLETQARFNDEEVEKLHKPLLKLLVDKQKQLQRRLVVFLAAPPGTGKSTLAAFWEYLAAKEPELPAIQALPMDGFHHYNDYLLANNLKQHKGAPQTFNVQKLTDALCALHQPESDWPQYDRNLHDPVENAIAVEAPIVVVEGNWLLLNRPEWQSLRVLCDYSVFISAPPELLSERLIGRKMRGGLTRQQAEEFFHTTDGLNVLRVLENSQPADMQLRMDEQGGYHQD from the coding sequence GTGAATGTCACATTGATGATTAATGGTTTAGAGACGCAAGCACGTTTTAACGACGAAGAGGTCGAGAAGCTACACAAGCCATTGTTAAAGCTGTTAGTCGATAAGCAAAAGCAGTTACAGCGTAGGCTGGTTGTATTTCTGGCGGCACCTCCTGGCACCGGGAAATCGACTCTGGCGGCATTTTGGGAATACCTGGCGGCGAAAGAACCAGAATTGCCTGCAATTCAGGCTTTGCCGATGGATGGCTTTCATCACTACAACGATTATTTGCTGGCGAATAATCTCAAGCAGCATAAAGGGGCTCCGCAGACTTTTAATGTTCAAAAGCTGACTGATGCACTGTGCGCTCTGCATCAGCCCGAAAGTGATTGGCCACAGTACGATCGTAATTTGCACGACCCGGTGGAAAATGCGATTGCGGTAGAGGCTCCGATTGTTGTGGTTGAAGGGAATTGGTTACTGCTCAATCGACCTGAATGGCAATCGCTGCGCGTGCTGTGTGATTATTCGGTCTTTATTTCTGCCCCGCCTGAACTACTCTCAGAAAGATTGATTGGCAGAAAAATGCGCGGTGGGTTGACCCGGCAACAGGCGGAAGAGTTTTTCCACACGACCGACGGGTTAAATGTGCTGCGTGTTCTGGAAAACAGTCAGCCTGCTGACATGCAGTTACGCATGGATGAGCAGGGCGGCTACCATCAAGATTAA